One genomic window of Bactrocera dorsalis isolate Fly_Bdor chromosome 4, ASM2337382v1, whole genome shotgun sequence includes the following:
- the LOC105232170 gene encoding vitellogenin-1, which translates to MKLVKTFGLLVLIVSAVSAGHKHGNHGSGNTQVSSNLRPTSWLLVQELQSLPSGEDMSLQQLENMSVQEGERLIGKIYHLFKINHNMSPSYVPSASNVPVVFVRPNGQSVETNLNELVTKAKQQPNFGNEEVTIFITGLPQTSPAVAKANKKLVQAYMQRYYGQQQPVNANNQDYESNERQQATSSEEDYSESWKQQKSNRGNLVIIKLGAVLTNFKRYALLDVEQTGQMIGKTLVQLTDEADVPQEIIHLIGQGIGAQVAGAAGRQYKRWTGHQLRRITALDPAKIFASNKNVLSGLARGDADFVDAIHSSTCGMGTRQRVGDVDFYVNGPASAAPGADNVVEAAMRATRYYAESVRPGNERNFAAVPASSMQQYESNEGYGKRAYMGIAAQYDLKGDYVLNVNAKSPFGRSAPAQKQGSYHGLHQAWRSDKRNSQN; encoded by the exons ATGAAGCTAGTGAAGACATTCGGTTTGTTGGTTTTAATAGTTAGCGCTGTCAGCGCTGGCCATAAGCATGGCAATCACGGCAGCGGCAATACACAAGTGTCGAGCAATCTCAGGCCAACCAGCTGGCTGTTGGTGCAGGAGTTGCAATCTTTGCCCTCAGGGGAGGATATGAGCTTACAACAGTTGGAGAACATGTCGGTGCAGGAAGGAGAGCGTTTGATTGGGAAAATTT ATCATCTGTTCAAAATCAATCACAACATGAGCCCAAGCTACGTGCCCAGTGCCAGCAATGTTCCCGTGGTCTTCGTCAGACCTAATGGACAGAGCGTGGAGACCAACCTCAACGAACTGGTGACGAAAGCCAAGCAACAGCCCAACTTCGGCAACGAGGAGGTGACCATCTTCATTACCGGACTCCCACAGACCAGTCCAGCCGTCGCCAAGGCCAACAAGAAGCTGGTGCAAGCTTACATGCAACGCTACTACGGACAACAGCAGCCAGTGAATGCCAACAACCAGGATTATGAGTCTAATGAGCGTCAGCAAGCCACTTCCAGCGAAGAGGACTACAGCGAATCGTGGAAGCAGCAAAAATCGAACAGAGGCAATCTTGTC ATCATCAAATTGGGCGCTGTCTTGACGAACTTTAAACGCTATGCTTTGCTCGATGTCGAACAAACCGGCCAAATGATCGGCAAGACGCTCGTCCAACTTACCGATGAGGCTGATGTGCCACAGGAGATCATCCATTTGATTGGTCAAGGTATTGGCGCACAGGTCGCCGGTGCTGCTGGTCGTCAATACAAGCGCTGGACTGGTCATCAATTGCGTCGCATTACCGCTTTGGATCCCGCCAAGATCTTCGCCAGCAACAAGAATGTTTTGAGCGGTTTGGCGCGTGGTGATGCCGATTTCGTCGATGCCATACACAGCAGCACCTGCGGCATGGGCACACGCCAACGTGTCGGCGATGTTGATTTCTACGTCAATGGTCCAGCCTCTGCTGCGCCAGGTGCTGACAATGTCGTCGAGGCAGCTATGCGTGCTACACGCTACTATGCCGAGTCGGTGCGTCCCGGAAATGAGCGCAACTTCGCTGCTGTGCCAGCCAGTTCGATGCAGCAGTATGAGAGCAATGAGGGTTATGGCAAACGCGCTTACATGGGTATTGCGGCTCAGTACGATTTGAAAGGCGATTACGTGCTCAATGTGAATGCTAAGAGTCCTTTCGGCCGGAGCGCTCCAGCTCAGAAACAAGGCTCTTATCATGGTTTGCATCAGGCATGGCGTAGCGACAAGAGGAACAGTCAAAACTAA